The following proteins come from a genomic window of Clupea harengus chromosome 22, Ch_v2.0.2, whole genome shotgun sequence:
- the copb2 gene encoding coatomer subunit beta' isoform X2 produces MPLRLDIKRKLTARSDRVKSVDLHPTEPWMLASLYNGSVCVWNHETQTLVKTFEVCDLPVRASKFVARKNWVITGADDMQIRVFNYNTLERVHMFEAHSDYIRCIAVHPTQPYILTSSDDMLIKLWDWEKKWTCSQVFEGHTHYVMQIVINPKDNNQFASASLDRTIKVWQLGSSSPNFTLEGHEKGVNCIDYYSGGDKPYLISGADDRLVKIWDYQNKTCVQTLEGHAQNVSCVSFHPELPIIITGSEDGTVRIWHSSTYRLESTLNYGMERVWCVCGLRGSNNVALGYDEGSIIIKLGREEPAMSMDANGKIVWAKHSEVQQANLKAMGDTEIKDGERLPLAVKDMGSCEIYPQTIQHNPNGRFVVVCGDGEYIIYTAVALRNKSFGSAQEFVWAHDSSEYAIRESSSVVKIFKNFKEKKSFKPDFGAEGIYGGFLLGVRSVNGLAFYDWENTELIRRIEIQPKHIFWSDSGELVCIGTEESFFILRYMSEKVATSQETNEGVTEDGIEDAFEVLGEIQEIVKTGLWVGDCFIYTSSVNRLNYYVGGEIVTIAHLDRTMYLLGYIPKDDRLYLGDKELNIVSYSLLVSVLEYQTAVMRRDFSMADKVLPTIPKEQRTRVAHFLEKQGFKQQALAVSTDSEHRFELALQLGELKIAYQLAVEAESEQKWKQLAELAISKCQFGLAQECLHHAQDYGGLLLLATASGNASMVGKLAEAAERDGKNNVAFMTYFLQGKLDHCLELLIRTNRLPEAAFLARTYLPSQVSRVVKLWRESLSKVNQKAAESLADPTEYENLFPGLKEAFVAEQFLKETCQGKTKPATDYPLVTPNEERNVLEEARDYQPKEGAAPVEVSEPEPAVEAPAAEAPAAEAPAAEAPAAEAPAVEAPAVEAPAVEAPAAEAPAVEAPAVEAPAVEAPAVEAPAVEAPAQAGMFASVMAAVAAPVVAAVAAMSLPEPEPVAKEEVAPEEEELALEEEELALEDEELVEEEEELVEEEEALVPEEEEEEVVVLPKKEEVAPVVEEVAPVVEEVVPPKKEEVAPPKEEEVAPKEEEVAPKEEEEAPEEEKTPTASADSQGDEILDELEDDLDNMELDDIDTTDVNLDDDFLDD; encoded by the exons ATG CCTCTCAGGCTGGACATCAAGCGCAAGCTGACGGCCCGGTCAGACCGCGTCAAGAGCGTGGACCTCCACCCAACTGAACCATGGATGTTGGCCAGCCTTTACAATGGCAGCGTGTGCGTCTGGAACCACGAAACACAA ACCCTGGTGAAGACCTTTGAGGTGTGTGACTTGCCTGTGCGAGCCTCCAAATTTGTTGCCAGGAAAAACTGGGTCATTACTGGAGCA GATGACATGCAGATTCGTGTCTTTAACTACAACACACTGGAGCGTGTTCACATGTTTGAAGCCCACTCGGACTACATCCGCTGCATCGCTGTCCACCCCACACAGCCTTACATCCTCACCAGCAGTG ATGACATGCTCATTAAGTTATGGGACTGGGAGAAGAAGTGGACGTGCAGTCAGGTGTTTGAGGGCCACACACATTACGTCATGCAGATCGTCATCAACCCTAAAGACAACAACCAGTTTGCCAGTGCTTCACTGGATAGAACCATTAAG GTGTGGCAGCTGGGCTCGTCCTCTCCCAACTTCACCCTGGAGGGCCATGAGAAAGGGGTCAACTGCATAGACTACTACAGCGGAGGAGACAAACCGTACCTGATCTCTGGGGCTGACGACAGACTGGTGAAGATCTGGGACTACCAG AATAAGACATGTGTGCAGACGCTGGAGGGCCACGCTCAGAACGTGTCCTGTGTGAGCTTCCACCCAGAGCtccccatcatcatcactgGCTCAGAAGATG GCACGGTGCGCATCTGGCATTCCAGCACCTACCGTCTGGAGAGCACACTGAACTACGGCATGGagcgcgtgtggtgtgtgtgtggcctgcgcGGCTCCAACAACGTGGCGCTGGGCTATGACGAGGGGAGCATAATCATCAAG CTGGGTCGTGAGGAGCCAGCCATGTCCATGGACGCCAATGGAAAGATTGTCTGGGCTAAACACTCAGAGGTGCAGCAGGCCAATCTGAAGGCCATGGGTGACACAGAGatcaaggatggagagagacttcCTCTGGCTGTCAAAGACATGGGCAGCTGTGAGATCTACCCTCAGACTATCCAGCACAACCCCAACGGCAG gtttgttgtggtgtgtggggaTGGAGAGTACATCATTTACACAGCCGTGGCTCTGAGGAACAAGAGCTTCGGGTCAGCACAGGAGTTCGTCTGGGCCCACGACTCCTCAGA GTACGCAATCAGGGAGTCCAGCAGTGTGGTCAAAATCTTTAAGAACTTCAAGGAGAAGAAGTCTTTTAAGCCTGACTTTGGTGCAGAGG GTATTTATGGTGGTTTCCTGCTGGGCGTCCGTTCTGTGAATGGCCTGGCTTTCTACGACTGGGAGAACACAGAGCTGATTCGGCGTATTGAGATCCAGCCTAAACAT ATCTTCTGGTCTGATTCTGGAGAGCTGGTGTGCATCGGCACAGAGGAGTCCTTCTTCATCCTACGCTACATGTCAGAGAAGGTGGCCACCTCCCAGGAGACTAACGAGGGAGTAACCGAGGATGGCATCGAGGACGCTTTTGAG GTCCTGGGGGAGATTCAGGAGATCGTGAAGACGGGGCTGTGGGTGGGAGATTGCTTCATCTACACCAGCTCTGTCAACAGACTCAACTACTATGTGGGAGGAGAGATCGTCACCATCGCTCACCTGGACAG GACCATGTACTTGTTGGGCTACATCCCTAAGGATGACAGGCTCTACCTGGGCGATAAGGAGCTGAACATTGTCAGCTATTCACTTCTGGTGTCCGTGCTGGAGTACCAGACGGCTGTCATGCGAAGAGACTTCAGCATGGCTGACAAGGTGTTGCCCACGATCCCCAAAGAACAGAGGACCCGTGTGGCCCACTTCCTGGAGAAACAG GGCTTCAAGCAGCAGGCTCTGGCCGTGTCCACGGACTCGGAGCACAGGTTTGAGCTGGCCCTGCAGCTGGGAGAGCTGAAGATCGCCTATCAGCTGGCTGTGGAGGCCGAG TCGGAGCAGAAGTGGAAGCAGCTGGCAGAGCTGGCCATCAGCAAGTGCCAGTTTGGGCTGGCGCAGGAGTGCCTCCACCACGCCCAGGACTACGggggtctgctgctgctggccaccGCCTCGGGCAACGCCTCCATGGTGGGCAAGCTGGCCGAGGCCGCCGAACGCGATGGCAAGAACAACGTGGCGTTCATGACCTATTTCCTGCAGGGGAA ACTGGACCACTGCCTGGAACTCCTAATCCGAACCAATCGTCTGCCTGAGGCGGCCTTCCTCGCCCGTACATACCTGCCCAGCCAGGTGTCCAG ggtggtgaagctgtggagagagagtctgtctaAGGTTAACCAGAAGGCAGCCGAGTCTCTGGCCGATCCCACAGAGTATGAGAACCTGTTCCCAGGCTTGAAGGAGGCCTTTGTGGCTGAGCAGTTCCTCAAAGAGACCTGCCAGGGCAAGACCAAGCCTGCCACCGATTACCCCCTGGTCACG CCGAACGAAGAGAGGAATGTTCTGGAGGAAGCGCGAGACTACCAGCCCAAAGAAGGCGCTGCACCTGTTGAG GTGTCGGAGCCAGAGCCAGCAGTCGAGGCCCCAGCAGCCGAGGCCCCAGCAGCCGAGGCCCCAGCTGCCGAGGCCCCAGCTGCCGAGGCCCCAGCAGTCGAGGCCCCAGCAGTCGAGGCCCCAGCAGTCGAGGCCCCAGCAGCAGAGGCCCCAGCAGTCGAGGCCCCAGCAGTCGAGGCCCCAGCAGTCGAGGCCCCAGCAGTAGAGGCCCCAGCAGTCGAGGCCCCAGCTCAAGCGGGCATGTTTGCCTCAGTCATGGCAGCAGTAGCGGCCCCTGtggtggcagcagtggcagccaTGAGCCTCCCTGAACCCGAGCCAGTCGCCAAGGAGGAGGTGGCACCTGAAGAAGAGGAGCTGGCGCTCGAGGAAGAGGAGCTGGCGCTCGAGGATGAGGAgctggtggaagaggaagaggagctggtggaagaggaagaggcactggtgcctgaggaagaggaggaggaggtggttgtGCTGCCCAAGAAAGAGGAGGTGGCACCTGTGGTAGAGGAGGTGGCACCTGTGGTAGAGGAGGTGGTGCCCCCCAAGAAAGAGGAGGTGGCGCCCCccaaggaagaggaggtggcgcccaaggaagaggaggtggcacccaaggaagaggaggaggcaccTGAGGAAGAGAAGACCCCCACAGCATCAGCAGACTCGCAGGGAGATGAG ATCCTGGACGAGCTGGAGGATGACCTGGACAACATGGAACTTGACGACATTGACACCACAGACGTAAACCTGGACGATGACTTCTTAGATGACTAA
- the copb2 gene encoding coatomer subunit beta' isoform X1, which translates to MPLRLDIKRKLTARSDRVKSVDLHPTEPWMLASLYNGSVCVWNHETQTLVKTFEVCDLPVRASKFVARKNWVITGADDMQIRVFNYNTLERVHMFEAHSDYIRCIAVHPTQPYILTSSDDMLIKLWDWEKKWTCSQVFEGHTHYVMQIVINPKDNNQFASASLDRTIKVWQLGSSSPNFTLEGHEKGVNCIDYYSGGDKPYLISGADDRLVKIWDYQNKTCVQTLEGHAQNVSCVSFHPELPIIITGSEDGTVRIWHSSTYRLESTLNYGMERVWCVCGLRGSNNVALGYDEGSIIIKLGREEPAMSMDANGKIVWAKHSEVQQANLKAMGDTEIKDGERLPLAVKDMGSCEIYPQTIQHNPNGRFVVVCGDGEYIIYTAVALRNKSFGSAQEFVWAHDSSEYAIRESSSVVKIFKNFKEKKSFKPDFGAEGIYGGFLLGVRSVNGLAFYDWENTELIRRIEIQPKHIFWSDSGELVCIGTEESFFILRYMSEKVATSQETNEGVTEDGIEDAFEVLGEIQEIVKTGLWVGDCFIYTSSVNRLNYYVGGEIVTIAHLDRTMYLLGYIPKDDRLYLGDKELNIVSYSLLVSVLEYQTAVMRRDFSMADKVLPTIPKEQRTRVAHFLEKQGFKQQALAVSTDSEHRFELALQLGELKIAYQLAVEAESEQKWKQLAELAISKCQFGLAQECLHHAQDYGGLLLLATASGNASMVGKLAEAAERDGKNNVAFMTYFLQGKLDHCLELLIRTNRLPEAAFLARTYLPSQVSRVVKLWRESLSKVNQKAAESLADPTEYENLFPGLKEAFVAEQFLKETCQGKTKPATDYPLVTPNEERNVLEEARDYQPKEGAAPVEQVSEPEPAVEAPAAEAPAAEAPAAEAPAAEAPAVEAPAVEAPAVEAPAAEAPAVEAPAVEAPAVEAPAVEAPAVEAPAQAGMFASVMAAVAAPVVAAVAAMSLPEPEPVAKEEVAPEEEELALEEEELALEDEELVEEEEELVEEEEALVPEEEEEEVVVLPKKEEVAPVVEEVAPVVEEVVPPKKEEVAPPKEEEVAPKEEEVAPKEEEEAPEEEKTPTASADSQGDEILDELEDDLDNMELDDIDTTDVNLDDDFLDD; encoded by the exons ATG CCTCTCAGGCTGGACATCAAGCGCAAGCTGACGGCCCGGTCAGACCGCGTCAAGAGCGTGGACCTCCACCCAACTGAACCATGGATGTTGGCCAGCCTTTACAATGGCAGCGTGTGCGTCTGGAACCACGAAACACAA ACCCTGGTGAAGACCTTTGAGGTGTGTGACTTGCCTGTGCGAGCCTCCAAATTTGTTGCCAGGAAAAACTGGGTCATTACTGGAGCA GATGACATGCAGATTCGTGTCTTTAACTACAACACACTGGAGCGTGTTCACATGTTTGAAGCCCACTCGGACTACATCCGCTGCATCGCTGTCCACCCCACACAGCCTTACATCCTCACCAGCAGTG ATGACATGCTCATTAAGTTATGGGACTGGGAGAAGAAGTGGACGTGCAGTCAGGTGTTTGAGGGCCACACACATTACGTCATGCAGATCGTCATCAACCCTAAAGACAACAACCAGTTTGCCAGTGCTTCACTGGATAGAACCATTAAG GTGTGGCAGCTGGGCTCGTCCTCTCCCAACTTCACCCTGGAGGGCCATGAGAAAGGGGTCAACTGCATAGACTACTACAGCGGAGGAGACAAACCGTACCTGATCTCTGGGGCTGACGACAGACTGGTGAAGATCTGGGACTACCAG AATAAGACATGTGTGCAGACGCTGGAGGGCCACGCTCAGAACGTGTCCTGTGTGAGCTTCCACCCAGAGCtccccatcatcatcactgGCTCAGAAGATG GCACGGTGCGCATCTGGCATTCCAGCACCTACCGTCTGGAGAGCACACTGAACTACGGCATGGagcgcgtgtggtgtgtgtgtggcctgcgcGGCTCCAACAACGTGGCGCTGGGCTATGACGAGGGGAGCATAATCATCAAG CTGGGTCGTGAGGAGCCAGCCATGTCCATGGACGCCAATGGAAAGATTGTCTGGGCTAAACACTCAGAGGTGCAGCAGGCCAATCTGAAGGCCATGGGTGACACAGAGatcaaggatggagagagacttcCTCTGGCTGTCAAAGACATGGGCAGCTGTGAGATCTACCCTCAGACTATCCAGCACAACCCCAACGGCAG gtttgttgtggtgtgtggggaTGGAGAGTACATCATTTACACAGCCGTGGCTCTGAGGAACAAGAGCTTCGGGTCAGCACAGGAGTTCGTCTGGGCCCACGACTCCTCAGA GTACGCAATCAGGGAGTCCAGCAGTGTGGTCAAAATCTTTAAGAACTTCAAGGAGAAGAAGTCTTTTAAGCCTGACTTTGGTGCAGAGG GTATTTATGGTGGTTTCCTGCTGGGCGTCCGTTCTGTGAATGGCCTGGCTTTCTACGACTGGGAGAACACAGAGCTGATTCGGCGTATTGAGATCCAGCCTAAACAT ATCTTCTGGTCTGATTCTGGAGAGCTGGTGTGCATCGGCACAGAGGAGTCCTTCTTCATCCTACGCTACATGTCAGAGAAGGTGGCCACCTCCCAGGAGACTAACGAGGGAGTAACCGAGGATGGCATCGAGGACGCTTTTGAG GTCCTGGGGGAGATTCAGGAGATCGTGAAGACGGGGCTGTGGGTGGGAGATTGCTTCATCTACACCAGCTCTGTCAACAGACTCAACTACTATGTGGGAGGAGAGATCGTCACCATCGCTCACCTGGACAG GACCATGTACTTGTTGGGCTACATCCCTAAGGATGACAGGCTCTACCTGGGCGATAAGGAGCTGAACATTGTCAGCTATTCACTTCTGGTGTCCGTGCTGGAGTACCAGACGGCTGTCATGCGAAGAGACTTCAGCATGGCTGACAAGGTGTTGCCCACGATCCCCAAAGAACAGAGGACCCGTGTGGCCCACTTCCTGGAGAAACAG GGCTTCAAGCAGCAGGCTCTGGCCGTGTCCACGGACTCGGAGCACAGGTTTGAGCTGGCCCTGCAGCTGGGAGAGCTGAAGATCGCCTATCAGCTGGCTGTGGAGGCCGAG TCGGAGCAGAAGTGGAAGCAGCTGGCAGAGCTGGCCATCAGCAAGTGCCAGTTTGGGCTGGCGCAGGAGTGCCTCCACCACGCCCAGGACTACGggggtctgctgctgctggccaccGCCTCGGGCAACGCCTCCATGGTGGGCAAGCTGGCCGAGGCCGCCGAACGCGATGGCAAGAACAACGTGGCGTTCATGACCTATTTCCTGCAGGGGAA ACTGGACCACTGCCTGGAACTCCTAATCCGAACCAATCGTCTGCCTGAGGCGGCCTTCCTCGCCCGTACATACCTGCCCAGCCAGGTGTCCAG ggtggtgaagctgtggagagagagtctgtctaAGGTTAACCAGAAGGCAGCCGAGTCTCTGGCCGATCCCACAGAGTATGAGAACCTGTTCCCAGGCTTGAAGGAGGCCTTTGTGGCTGAGCAGTTCCTCAAAGAGACCTGCCAGGGCAAGACCAAGCCTGCCACCGATTACCCCCTGGTCACG CCGAACGAAGAGAGGAATGTTCTGGAGGAAGCGCGAGACTACCAGCCCAAAGAAGGCGCTGCACCTGTTGAG CAGGTGTCGGAGCCAGAGCCAGCAGTCGAGGCCCCAGCAGCCGAGGCCCCAGCAGCCGAGGCCCCAGCTGCCGAGGCCCCAGCTGCCGAGGCCCCAGCAGTCGAGGCCCCAGCAGTCGAGGCCCCAGCAGTCGAGGCCCCAGCAGCAGAGGCCCCAGCAGTCGAGGCCCCAGCAGTCGAGGCCCCAGCAGTCGAGGCCCCAGCAGTAGAGGCCCCAGCAGTCGAGGCCCCAGCTCAAGCGGGCATGTTTGCCTCAGTCATGGCAGCAGTAGCGGCCCCTGtggtggcagcagtggcagccaTGAGCCTCCCTGAACCCGAGCCAGTCGCCAAGGAGGAGGTGGCACCTGAAGAAGAGGAGCTGGCGCTCGAGGAAGAGGAGCTGGCGCTCGAGGATGAGGAgctggtggaagaggaagaggagctggtggaagaggaagaggcactggtgcctgaggaagaggaggaggaggtggttgtGCTGCCCAAGAAAGAGGAGGTGGCACCTGTGGTAGAGGAGGTGGCACCTGTGGTAGAGGAGGTGGTGCCCCCCAAGAAAGAGGAGGTGGCGCCCCccaaggaagaggaggtggcgcccaaggaagaggaggtggcacccaaggaagaggaggaggcaccTGAGGAAGAGAAGACCCCCACAGCATCAGCAGACTCGCAGGGAGATGAG ATCCTGGACGAGCTGGAGGATGACCTGGACAACATGGAACTTGACGACATTGACACCACAGACGTAAACCTGGACGATGACTTCTTAGATGACTAA
- the copb2 gene encoding coatomer subunit beta' isoform X3: MPLRLDIKRKLTARSDRVKSVDLHPTEPWMLASLYNGSVCVWNHETQTLVKTFEVCDLPVRASKFVARKNWVITGADDMQIRVFNYNTLERVHMFEAHSDYIRCIAVHPTQPYILTSSDDMLIKLWDWEKKWTCSQVFEGHTHYVMQIVINPKDNNQFASASLDRTIKVWQLGSSSPNFTLEGHEKGVNCIDYYSGGDKPYLISGADDRLVKIWDYQNKTCVQTLEGHAQNVSCVSFHPELPIIITGSEDGTVRIWHSSTYRLESTLNYGMERVWCVCGLRGSNNVALGYDEGSIIIKLGREEPAMSMDANGKIVWAKHSEVQQANLKAMGDTEIKDGERLPLAVKDMGSCEIYPQTIQHNPNGRFVVVCGDGEYIIYTAVALRNKSFGSAQEFVWAHDSSEYAIRESSSVVKIFKNFKEKKSFKPDFGAEGIYGGFLLGVRSVNGLAFYDWENTELIRRIEIQPKHIFWSDSGELVCIGTEESFFILRYMSEKVATSQETNEGVTEDGIEDAFEVLGEIQEIVKTGLWVGDCFIYTSSVNRLNYYVGGEIVTIAHLDRTMYLLGYIPKDDRLYLGDKELNIVSYSLLVSVLEYQTAVMRRDFSMADKVLPTIPKEQRTRVAHFLEKQGFKQQALAVSTDSEHRFELALQLGELKIAYQLAVEAESEQKWKQLAELAISKCQFGLAQECLHHAQDYGGLLLLATASGNASMVGKLAEAAERDGKNNVAFMTYFLQGKLDHCLELLIRTNRLPEAAFLARTYLPSQVSRVVKLWRESLSKVNQKAAESLADPTEYENLFPGLKEAFVAEQFLKETCQGKTKPATDYPLVTPNEERNVLEEARDYQPKEGAAPVEILDELEDDLDNMELDDIDTTDVNLDDDFLDD, translated from the exons ATG CCTCTCAGGCTGGACATCAAGCGCAAGCTGACGGCCCGGTCAGACCGCGTCAAGAGCGTGGACCTCCACCCAACTGAACCATGGATGTTGGCCAGCCTTTACAATGGCAGCGTGTGCGTCTGGAACCACGAAACACAA ACCCTGGTGAAGACCTTTGAGGTGTGTGACTTGCCTGTGCGAGCCTCCAAATTTGTTGCCAGGAAAAACTGGGTCATTACTGGAGCA GATGACATGCAGATTCGTGTCTTTAACTACAACACACTGGAGCGTGTTCACATGTTTGAAGCCCACTCGGACTACATCCGCTGCATCGCTGTCCACCCCACACAGCCTTACATCCTCACCAGCAGTG ATGACATGCTCATTAAGTTATGGGACTGGGAGAAGAAGTGGACGTGCAGTCAGGTGTTTGAGGGCCACACACATTACGTCATGCAGATCGTCATCAACCCTAAAGACAACAACCAGTTTGCCAGTGCTTCACTGGATAGAACCATTAAG GTGTGGCAGCTGGGCTCGTCCTCTCCCAACTTCACCCTGGAGGGCCATGAGAAAGGGGTCAACTGCATAGACTACTACAGCGGAGGAGACAAACCGTACCTGATCTCTGGGGCTGACGACAGACTGGTGAAGATCTGGGACTACCAG AATAAGACATGTGTGCAGACGCTGGAGGGCCACGCTCAGAACGTGTCCTGTGTGAGCTTCCACCCAGAGCtccccatcatcatcactgGCTCAGAAGATG GCACGGTGCGCATCTGGCATTCCAGCACCTACCGTCTGGAGAGCACACTGAACTACGGCATGGagcgcgtgtggtgtgtgtgtggcctgcgcGGCTCCAACAACGTGGCGCTGGGCTATGACGAGGGGAGCATAATCATCAAG CTGGGTCGTGAGGAGCCAGCCATGTCCATGGACGCCAATGGAAAGATTGTCTGGGCTAAACACTCAGAGGTGCAGCAGGCCAATCTGAAGGCCATGGGTGACACAGAGatcaaggatggagagagacttcCTCTGGCTGTCAAAGACATGGGCAGCTGTGAGATCTACCCTCAGACTATCCAGCACAACCCCAACGGCAG gtttgttgtggtgtgtggggaTGGAGAGTACATCATTTACACAGCCGTGGCTCTGAGGAACAAGAGCTTCGGGTCAGCACAGGAGTTCGTCTGGGCCCACGACTCCTCAGA GTACGCAATCAGGGAGTCCAGCAGTGTGGTCAAAATCTTTAAGAACTTCAAGGAGAAGAAGTCTTTTAAGCCTGACTTTGGTGCAGAGG GTATTTATGGTGGTTTCCTGCTGGGCGTCCGTTCTGTGAATGGCCTGGCTTTCTACGACTGGGAGAACACAGAGCTGATTCGGCGTATTGAGATCCAGCCTAAACAT ATCTTCTGGTCTGATTCTGGAGAGCTGGTGTGCATCGGCACAGAGGAGTCCTTCTTCATCCTACGCTACATGTCAGAGAAGGTGGCCACCTCCCAGGAGACTAACGAGGGAGTAACCGAGGATGGCATCGAGGACGCTTTTGAG GTCCTGGGGGAGATTCAGGAGATCGTGAAGACGGGGCTGTGGGTGGGAGATTGCTTCATCTACACCAGCTCTGTCAACAGACTCAACTACTATGTGGGAGGAGAGATCGTCACCATCGCTCACCTGGACAG GACCATGTACTTGTTGGGCTACATCCCTAAGGATGACAGGCTCTACCTGGGCGATAAGGAGCTGAACATTGTCAGCTATTCACTTCTGGTGTCCGTGCTGGAGTACCAGACGGCTGTCATGCGAAGAGACTTCAGCATGGCTGACAAGGTGTTGCCCACGATCCCCAAAGAACAGAGGACCCGTGTGGCCCACTTCCTGGAGAAACAG GGCTTCAAGCAGCAGGCTCTGGCCGTGTCCACGGACTCGGAGCACAGGTTTGAGCTGGCCCTGCAGCTGGGAGAGCTGAAGATCGCCTATCAGCTGGCTGTGGAGGCCGAG TCGGAGCAGAAGTGGAAGCAGCTGGCAGAGCTGGCCATCAGCAAGTGCCAGTTTGGGCTGGCGCAGGAGTGCCTCCACCACGCCCAGGACTACGggggtctgctgctgctggccaccGCCTCGGGCAACGCCTCCATGGTGGGCAAGCTGGCCGAGGCCGCCGAACGCGATGGCAAGAACAACGTGGCGTTCATGACCTATTTCCTGCAGGGGAA ACTGGACCACTGCCTGGAACTCCTAATCCGAACCAATCGTCTGCCTGAGGCGGCCTTCCTCGCCCGTACATACCTGCCCAGCCAGGTGTCCAG ggtggtgaagctgtggagagagagtctgtctaAGGTTAACCAGAAGGCAGCCGAGTCTCTGGCCGATCCCACAGAGTATGAGAACCTGTTCCCAGGCTTGAAGGAGGCCTTTGTGGCTGAGCAGTTCCTCAAAGAGACCTGCCAGGGCAAGACCAAGCCTGCCACCGATTACCCCCTGGTCACG CCGAACGAAGAGAGGAATGTTCTGGAGGAAGCGCGAGACTACCAGCCCAAAGAAGGCGCTGCACCTGTTGAG ATCCTGGACGAGCTGGAGGATGACCTGGACAACATGGAACTTGACGACATTGACACCACAGACGTAAACCTGGACGATGACTTCTTAGATGACTAA